A stretch of DNA from Plasmodium brasilianum strain Bolivian I chromosome Unknown PB_00_27, whole genome shotgun sequence:
aaaaaaaataaaaaaatttataagttGAGTtcaaatatttgttatttacaaataatggtataaattaaatattaataaaaatgataacagtaaataaatatgaaaaaaaaaaataaaaaatcatcccttttttacttttaaaataaatatttctctATAGATTTTGTAATATCGTATAATGTGTACTTTCtaaggaaaataatacaacataaaaaattatatgtgttTGTTGAGGAATTAATTCACGTTATATAAATGACACAATATAAGTTTttgtattcttttaataataccaaaattataataattaatttattattaaagatAATCAGTTTTTCcggaatataatatttataaaattagaattattaatagGAAAGAATCCTTTAaattattagtaataatCTTAATGTACAgaggaatatattatatatatatactctgAATTATGTATAGTACATCAactcattatatatatataaaaaagaacgaacattttaatttatagtTCATTGTGAAGatgattaataaaaaaattatttgaattgtgacctgaattaaataaataaattacatattttaaatatttgtctAGGAattcaatttattatatttcaaggatatttatttttttttttaaataacattatgatataaattataaagtatatatttaatgttgttttatattgtatttatagtaaagtataaaacatttagatacaatttgtaatttatttatgaagaaataataaaaataattgtttaaataaatagagCACACATTATCactataagtatatattcgttaatttatttttctcttaatataataaaatattaatgatttATATTATGGAACACGAAAAAAACTTTCTTATTTCTATGAAAATAGTttcgtttttccttttaactCGGATGTGCTATTTTAATCAGGATCtagcattattatataatttaactatatttatgtttattatatttgtagtgtttttttatttttattaacattttttctagcattatattatataatcgttttaataataaatatttattttttatgtttagaGTATATCTAGCAAATTTATGAATGATAATTATCATCTTGATAAGTTAAATACAAGAAATTATCGATCACTaggaaaatatgaaaaggataatttaaataattttcttttgaaaGAAAAGTTTCTAAAAAATGGAgtgaatgaaaaaatatctatatatattaatgaaaaagcggacaaaagaaaaagcaaacaaacaaatagaAGTTTATTAAAGAATGCCGAATATTATACAGATGTTATTGATTACAATAATGGATTGtttgatggaaaacattTTCATATTGAGAAAAAATGGATTAAACAAAAAGGATATAATGATTTTTTGGAGAAAAGAAGGAGAATTGGAGAtatagctttaaaaaaaataaaatttagaaattaCGGATTTGGAGtagttatgtttttttttttttcttggtAGTTGTAGGAATTCCCCTATCACCAGGATTaacatttttgaataatattaaatggacggagattaaaaataatacagtAGGGAATTTTTTCTATGATGCTATAGAAAAGATGACAAATATTACGGATACCTATTCTTATATAGTTTATTTTAGCataattattgtaatattatCTGTTATGCTTATAATAAGGATTTATAATATCTTaaagaataatgaaaaatatagtaaaattaagATAATTAATGAGCATAATAACTAATAAGTAATGTATATCTTTCTGTAAAGAAGTCTTTAATACGAAGTAATAACATAGCaattttagtaatatattaataaggatatatattatatctaaaatatattaaatgcaCAAGAGTATGTGCAATCTATTTAATACACAAAcacgaatatatattttcttcatttttttagaatttgattgttttaatatatttgaatgtgttttaaattaatattgtaTATTGATTAAACCTTATggcataatttatatatttgtccatttaaatatatttctatgtatatatatttttgttcttcaAAATTAGTCCTTAGTAGTACAATTCgtataattttatagaaatgcaataattaatatttgtactagatcatttttatttttattttatattctgtTGTAATCTAACATTATCATATGCGCATTTTTCTAAGAATATCTATTATTAATGTTAAATTAAAGATAAATGTGTCTTGTTTTGTATGCTATGAGAAGAAATGCATGTATTTTGATATATggacacatacatatgtatatataattctaaaaGGAAGACTTAGTATTTATTATGtgaaatataattcataaatatttgtaaaaaaacatatctattataaaaatctttttaacggacatttaaatttttcgctttttataactatgatattatatataataaaagaacatACCCTTTTAATTacgtattatttataaatactaaCCTAAGGTTTTCAAACAGTTACAATTAAAAGAAGAGTTCTAACTATTTATTGATATGTTATTgagtataataatacatttaagttatgcaaaaattacataaatttatattatgttaataattaCCAAATAAATAAGCTATAcattttagaaaatttttcatataattaaaattttaaattaattagatAAATTTAATGAGTTATTACTAGTTCATttgtaacatatatatatatatatatatttttttattaaactaaattttcttctgttcatatatatttatataaaaaaaaaaaataaaatataattgaagaattttgaaatatttgatttacatataatagcataaataaaactttattggcttttttttctttaaaaaattttttaaaaaaaataaacaattattattttttttaatacttatatgtatactgTTTTACGGATTTGatagtattatattaattggaccttttatatatattataggaAATTAAGGAGTGAACGagtaatatttaatacatttttaaatggtATACacaatatttatcttttcgttcttcattacatttattacattattataataattaatattttttaactacCATATCTTgctttttcaaattaaatattttataaaattaaaaatatttttgaaacaGTATTAAAATTAGTTACTATTatccaaaaatataaaaaaacttgTAATCTCTATATTCCATATACTCTATGTTCTATATATTCTGTCTTCTATATAAACTCAATATTTaggtataataaaaaattatatatttttttacttaaataataaaaggattaataaagaaaacatttaaataatttattattttatataattaatttatgtattttgaatatttattaaagtaatcgaattatattattctaacgaacatttttattttataaatataattatcataaaatattcataatatatttttataattacttttcattgttttccttttaaaaaattttatataataacattcgttttattctatttttactgaaaaaaaaaaaaaaaaattaattaaataaacataatgtccctatcattaaaaaaatatcatattattgttaatttgttAGTTAATATAggaaaacattaaaaatatatattgaaaaaaaaatgaaaataattattttctttaaattttctatcTTTATGTTTGTAACTTGGATGTACTATTTTAACAAAGATAAAGTAAGaaagtattattatataatattcatgttattcataattttagtgttctatttatttcgtttatttttataaaattatttaattttatataactaataattacttaattttttttagattacGTTCGACAACTCCTCAAATGGCAATTGCATATTTGACAgtaaattaaatacaaaaactCATCGATTATTAGGAAAATGTAGGCAGCCTAAGAATTTAAGTGCTCTAgagttaaaagaaaataaagaaaatattggAATGCTTAAGAAAGGAGATATatcaaataatgaaaagggGGCCACAACAAAAATAACAGAATTAAATGGAAGTTTATTAAGTAATACAGAAGGATGTAAACAagctaataaaaataaatcgtgtatatttgaaacaaaaaaatattctcgTTTTGAatcaaaaattttcaaagaaCTGGATTATTtagattttcttaaaaacaaTAGGACAATTAGCGATAAGacttataaaaaagtaatatgtaaaaaatatggacTACGATTTGCTTTACCTATATTGTTGatcctattttttatagcTGTACTCATGATAGATTTAACAATGGGTTTAATATCTACTGAGACAGGGGGATTGTGGTCTCATATAGGTTTGTGGGGGCATATAAACTCCTCGTTATCGGGAATTGTAAAGGGGTTTAATTCACATTTACCATCATGGCTGACTAAATGCGCATCATGGAACTCCAAAAACCATGGTAATGGCGGATCAAGTGGAAGTTGTAATGAGGTTTGTaccttaaataatttatttggtATTGTAGTGTATTTCTTACCTTTCATTATATTAGGTATAACCCTCATATTAAGGGTTGTTTActaccataaaaaagttaagaaatatgaaaaaattaagtttaggaaaagataaaaagaataaaatgatatatgcttttttattcAGTAAATTAATTAACATAAAAGTGAAACTATAATAtctttacttatatatttattaattatatccATAATtgcttaaattttataattttgtgtATAAACATTGGTCTAAATGTTAGTTTTTGTGCACTACAATCAGATAATATTATCTTCTTAGAATTTTTCTacaatttgaattttttcatGTTGTTAAGTGTATACTTTTATGAATTTGTTcagtttaaataaaatattatgtttcaATATACTTATTTGTGTAATTGAATAggttataatataaaatataagtttatgaattataattaatatataataggaCAACccatataattttaagtcTTTAGTTAATTTATATTCCATCTATAAGAAAttgtacattatatattttattttaatccAGAATGAAATCATTATTTGTGGGCatacttaaaaaaagtgTATTGTTGTTTTTAcatagtaaatatatatttcttgtCTTTTGTTTAATGCCATtaagtgaatatatattgttgcattgatatttatatgtagtattatttaaaatatactatacgatttctctttttatatatgatagtttatataatatagcagaaacatatattaatacacgTGAAATATCATttcacataaataaaataaagtaccatattaatattaatgaatcattatataattatttttattagtacAATATATGATAGTATTAAAACATgttaaacatatacatatataaaaaatttataatttaaacttattatatatatgaaatcaATCTTAGGGAAATAGAAAGTCCTATGACGACAAGTGCAAGTTGTAATCATAAAATTAACAGAacgttattttttttttcctaataacttgtatatattcatgttaACTGCTATAATCTTTAAGCACATAGAATATTGAATGAGTTAATTTTATAgatacatgtaaatatagaaactatataaattacaatattataaagGCACATGGATAAAATCATGAAATTccattcatattatttattattaaactATATAGCGTTTGTTAATGCTTAACTTCTGACAGtttaaacgaaaaaatttaacatttttaaggaaaaataataaaggtaTACATACTATTAAAATGTTATggattaaatttttcattttaaatatatatttttattattatttagaaaaaataatattgaaagaagaaaaattattttcattatataggTATAATATTgaactttatatttataagataaacaatatattattatgaatgatatatttagaagaacacaataacaaaaaaaatattgaatataCAATTCAATGCTAGAAACattgaataataaataagaatatatatgtacaagcATAATTCACCATATAGTTATTTAATTaggataaaattaaatatatttaatgcatGTAAACTCTTCACAAATTATACTTTAATTTGAGGAAAATATACCAATTTAgacatgtatataaataattaataaaaagcaattccaaaaaaatttttaggAAGAGAACAATTTTAAGAATGATAAATTcttaatttatgtaaatatttagaaaaattcaattatatataagatatCTTTCTAAGaagttatatatgtatattataagtttttaaaattggTTAATATCTATTTTAGAAGGATGCAttaaatgtatgtaaaaGTATGAATAAATCAATTATAGCATCAACAAAGTTAAATTAAgagaatttataaattcacAGTAACTCTACATATGGTTTTAAAcaataaaagcaaaataatttttttttcatatgctttttcttttcaatataaatataaaatttttactttaatttttttgcttttttacaataaagtAATTATTTCCATTgaatagtaatatattagatgaaaaataaaatacttttacatacttagaattatattttttacatacaatatatatataagtattaaattattagatataataattaaagaagggaaatatattaacaaaaacatCCTTTCGtataaagatatttttagccaaatactatttatttacgttcattctttaaattatatCACTAAATTATATTGCtgacattatttatttgtagaggaataaataaatacataatatgttagttttaatgttttcaaaagaaaaattactaAATCATGCATTTCAGTAAATAAATCTAagattttttcttatatgttatgtatatattataaaccgtaaattgttatttgtaaatatattttatttgaaatattcaaaattaatagaattacatataatatttctgCATTAATTTTTACCAGGTATCGccctttctttatttttatttactgttattttaatatttgttgtaaatatatatatttaattaataaatattaaaaaaattaggtcTATGTAATTTAATCATttcatttagaaaaaatggaagttcatttagtttattttatttgagcatattattttaaaatattattatgaataaataaaaaatatatatttattttcctttaaaataagtatatctTAAtagattaaataatataaatagcttttattgaattaattatatataataaaagagcAAATGGTCTTAAGTAGTAACTAATGAAAgtgttataaataatttaataaaaaattttatacggaatattgctatatttatttattactacaattattgctaatattataatattatactaaAGTGTAtgatataagaaaaatacaacaaattatcccattatataattactttaagttatatttattaataagatAGCATCCTTAAAATTAtcaattattcttttaatatgtaaaaaaatataatatacatacatatatatatatatatattatctatattctCCATTGCATAAGAACTCTACCggcataataatatataacatatatttttattagtttaCTCTTAAAATgttgaaagaaaaattatttaattagtgtactacattaaataattatttttttttatatgtatcaatgaattaatattattttattttaaagaatattagtttttttttgaataatattaagataaaaatatataatatatttttcaagttatatttattcattgaTGTGGTGAAATGTaccatatttatataaatttaattatttgcgaagcaataataaaataaaatttaaaaattatggatATATTGTTgctatatcattttttacttgttTGCAATAGAAATGCACTTATTaggaaaattaaattatttcagTAATGGATGGGAATCACTTAGTGAGGgtaatatatggaaaattttGTGTGAATCTGTAGAAGGGTGGTGGAAAACAGCAAATtcttatgtatttttaacattatttgGTATACTTATAGTTATATCGATAATTCTGCTTGTAACAGGAATTTGTAATATGTTAaggaataatgaaaaatatagcaaaattaaatttaggGTTCAGGGTTTTAGGG
This window harbors:
- a CDS encoding fam-l protein: MKIIIFFKFSIFMFVTWMYYFNKDKITFDNSSNGNCIFDSKLNTKTHRLLGKCRQPKNLSALELKENKENIGMLKKGDISNNEKGATTKITELNGSLLSNTEGCKQANKNKSCIFETKKYSRFESKIFKELDYLDFLKNNRTISDKTYKKVICKKYGLRFALPILLILFFIAVLMIDLTMGLISTETGGLWSHIGLWGHINSSLSGIVKGFNSHLPSWLTKCASWNSKNHGNGGSSGSCNEVCTLNNLFGIVVYFLPFIILGITLILRVVYYHKKVKKYEKIKFRKR